Part of the Labilibaculum antarcticum genome, AAGCCCTCGGAGTTACATGAATGCCTGTTTTAGTGGCTCACAATGCCCTCGGAGTTTCATGAATGCCGATTGCCGCAAAACACAAGCTCTTCGGAGTTTCGCAGATGCCGATTATATTCACACAAAAGGCCCTCGGAGTTTCGGGAATGCCCATTTTGGGGACACACAATGCTCTCGGAGTTTCGGGAATGCCCCCTCCGTGTGCTCGGAAAGGCTCCTAAAACAAGAGATTTTACAATAATTGCATGTTAAATCATTTTAGAATTATCCGGATCAAGCGAAGACGATATTCATTGATCCTTTTGTTTAACTATAATTAAAGATTAAATGGCTTCTTTAGTATTACCTACATCCGATTTAAATCGGTTAAAAATGTTAGATCGTTCCATTGCAACTGCACAGAAAGATGCAGTATTAGGAACTAGTTTTATTCCTCCCAAATTGCTGCGCGAGGCAGAAGAGCTGAAATTGAAATTTCGGACCGTTTACGATCTAAGCAATTCCAGCTTATCGGTCAGGCAGAAAGAGGTTCGCGAGAAAAATGAAACCTTTGTAAAGCTGGAGGTTGTGGTACGCGATTTTTTTGATGGTTTAAGAAGAAGAACCTACCGAATGGATCATCCGGCAGAAGTGTTGCGTTACTACAACATTACTGCGGGGGGTGAATTACCTACTTTCAGTAAGGATATGGATTTGGTAACGGCTGCCGAAAACATTCTCTTGGGAGAGCAAAAGGCAGTTGAAGCAGGGTATCCGGCTATGAGCAATCCTTCGGCAGAGGAAGTTGCTTTGGCTTTGGAGTCTGCAAAAAAGGAATTCGACGAAATTGCTCCTGCCGATCGTGCTGTAAATAAGGTACAGAAAGATTTGGCCGAAGTTCGCGAACCGGTGGATGAAATGATTAAGGAAATTGCGGCTTACATTCAATTTTCGATGAGAAACGAGACAACTTCCAATGTGCGCAGATTTATGAGAACCTATGGTTTCGAATACCGATACCTGCAAGGCGAGCCTGTGGATGAAGAACTGGTAGTTAATGAGACTCCTAAAATTTAGTTTTACCCCGTCAGCGGTCGTAGATCCCTGACGGCGGTTTGTTTTGGGAATTGTTGGGTTTTTGTACACCGCCGATCCCGAAAGCGCCGTCAGGGTAAAAAAAATGGGAGTAGATAATACCCCGTCAGCGGTCGAAGATCCCTGACGGCGGTTTGTTATTTAGGGTGTTGGGTTTTGGTGAGTTTTGTGTTTGAAAGCGCCGTCAGGGTAAAAAAACCGCTGACGTGCTGTGGGGGAGATTAGAAAAGCCACCTGTGGGGTGGCTTTCTTTTGTTTATATAAGGTTTGAATATGGTGAGTTTGGCATTTCAAATGCTCCATAAAAGCACGAAGCCTATATGCTTTATTTTAATTTGATTCCATCAGCTAGCAATTTAAATCCAATTGGGATAAATACACCAATCAAAATATACCAATGTGTATATCCGTCATATTTTGCATATAAAAAGAATCCTATAAGACTTGCTAAGCCTAGCATTACTATCGCATATTTAAAACCATCCAAGATTGTAATTTTAAGAATGACTTTATCTTCTTTCTTTTTTCTCCATTTATTATCAATAAGTAATGATAAACCAACAAAAGATAAAAGTCCTGTCAGAATTGTCCAAGGACTAAATTCCGTATTTATTTCATAAATATAAATTGTCCACCAACCGAAACCAACAAATAAGGTCAATGCATAGAAAATATCAAACCACTTAACGGTAGTTTCTTTAATGTCAAGATATTCATGAAGAATTTCCTTTAATCGTTTATTTATTTTCTCTTTATCTTCCGAATCAATATCTCCAGAATTTATCTTCTCAAGTAATTCTAGGTCTGTTTTTAATTTCCGTTTTCTATTAGTTTGAGATAATGAGTCTAATAGTTTTATTATTACAGAAATTAAACCAGCAATAGATATAATTAGTTTTAAAACTGTTTCTAATTCCATAGATTCTTATATTTAATAGCATTCGAAAGTAGGCATCTTTTCCAACTGATGCAAGAAATCATAAGAAAAGATATTGGTAAATATTTTGGTGTTAGTGAGGTGGGCGTGAACTTACCGTTAAGACAGAAAATATGATGCCTTTTATTACCCCAAACCCCTAAAGGGGCTTATTGGCAGTAGTTTTGGGAAGAAGTCCACTTTAGGGGATGTAGGGGTGGTTTCGAATTGGAAGAAGTTGCTGTATGAAATTAAAGCGCCGTCAGGGTAAAAAAAACCGCTGACGGGCTTGGGGAGATGATACCCCGTCAGCGGTCGTAGATCCCTGACGGCGGTTTGTTATTTGGGGTGTTGGGTGTTAGAGTTTCTTCCTTAAAGCGCCGTCAGGGTAAAAAAACCGCTGACGGGCTTATTCTATAATTAAATTTTCGATGTTGATGTAGTCTTGTTTCTGTTGGTGGTAGCTAATGAAATTTTCTTTATTGTCGAACCAATGGATTAATTCTTCGCGTTTTAGTTTGCTTGGCTTTTTCGATAATAAAGAATGGTAAGATGTCCATGGATAATCGATGGAATTTTCGCAAAAGCCATGATGTGAAGGGTTGTTGTGAATATAGCTAATCAGTTTCTTAAAATAATTATCTGATGTAATATGTATTCGTTTGAAAGGGCTTTCAAATAAGCTGCCGCTTCGTTTGTATTCCTTATTTATTGACTGAGCATATGCATTAAATAAGTGTGAGAATTGACGGGAGGGATCGTATTGTTTCGAGGAAACCCCGTCAGCGGTTTTTATTCCTGACGGCGGTGTTATAGTAGTATGATTATTCTTTTTAATAGGAATAAATCCGATTTCATTTTTCTCTTTTATTCGCACTAATATGTGAAAATGATTCTTCATAAGGCACCATGCAAAAGTATCAGCAATTTCTTCGATGTA contains:
- a CDS encoding transposase; protein product: MRLLEAIEHGNYYHIFNRGINGEDLFRTNDNYTHFLQLYEKYIEEIADTFAWCLMKNHFHILVRIKEKNEIGFIPIKKNNHTTITPPSGIKTADGVSSKQYDPSRQFSHLFNAYAQSINKEYKRSGSLFESPFKRIHITSDNYFKKLISYIHNNPSHHGFCENSIDYPWTSYHSLLSKKPSKLKREELIHWFDNKENFISYHQQKQDYINIENLIIE